The following coding sequences are from one Planctomycetota bacterium window:
- a CDS encoding dihydrodipicolinate synthase family protein: MKRFLDRLRPGRRIEGISAIFLPFDAAGRPDWASFEAHLGRTRDAGLQPAVNMDTGFGPQLSPEQRREALRRTRRALGSGPFVAGACPFGEDPDLRRGYAKAVAAILDQGGTPIFFQSPLFAAGGPREIEALYRKLAAPCEKALAFELGTMFAPFGRIYDRETWRRLLGIPALVGAKHSSLSRSLELDRLELRDRERPDFRVYTGNDLAIDMVMYGSDYLLGISTFDPEAFALRDRWWAENDERFFELNDALQALGAVAFRDPVPAYKDSAAAYLRLTGRMADPRPHPECPRRPPWEAEILAPLARRIDRACGRP, encoded by the coding sequence ATGAAACGCTTCCTGGACCGCCTCCGCCCGGGACGACGGATCGAGGGGATCTCGGCGATCTTCCTTCCCTTCGACGCGGCGGGCCGGCCGGACTGGGCCTCCTTCGAAGCGCATCTCGGCCGCACGCGGGACGCGGGGCTCCAGCCCGCCGTCAACATGGACACGGGATTCGGCCCGCAGCTCTCCCCGGAGCAACGCCGGGAGGCGCTCCGCCGGACGCGGCGGGCGCTGGGCTCGGGGCCGTTCGTGGCCGGAGCGTGTCCCTTCGGGGAGGACCCCGATCTGCGCCGCGGGTACGCGAAGGCCGTCGCGGCGATTCTGGACCAGGGGGGAACCCCCATTTTCTTCCAGAGCCCGCTTTTCGCCGCCGGCGGGCCGCGGGAGATCGAGGCGCTCTACCGGAAACTCGCCGCGCCCTGCGAGAAGGCCCTGGCCTTCGAGCTCGGAACCATGTTCGCCCCCTTCGGCCGGATCTACGATCGGGAGACCTGGCGGCGCCTCCTCGGAATCCCCGCCCTCGTCGGGGCGAAGCACTCGTCGCTGTCGCGGTCCCTCGAGCTCGACCGCCTGGAGCTGCGGGACCGCGAGCGGCCCGACTTCCGCGTCTATACCGGAAACGACCTGGCGATCGACATGGTGATGTACGGAAGCGACTATCTCCTGGGGATCTCGACGTTCGATCCCGAGGCCTTCGCGCTCCGGGACCGCTGGTGGGCCGAAAACGACGAACGGTTCTTCGAGCTCAACGACGCGCTCCAGGCCCTGGGCGCCGTGGCCTTCCGGGATCCGGTCCCCGCCTACAAGGACAGCGCGGCGGCGTACCTGCGCCTCACGGGCCGCATGGCCGATCCGCGCCCTCATCCGGAATGTCCGCGGCGGCCTCCGTGGGAGGCGGAGATCCTGGCTCCCCTGGCGCGGCGGATCGACCGGGCCTGCGGACGTCCTTAG
- a CDS encoding Nramp family divalent metal transporter, translating to MPAAFKAPTPGSPAMPPWEVGVLPEPPRWSRKSWATMLGPGLLCAGAAIGGGEWLMGPVNTGRYGGCVLWVTTLSILAQTVYNIEISRYTLYTGEPIMNGKFRTFLGPLFWLGLYLVLDLGSLMPYQMASVATPVYTLATGRLPSPADDKAVLLGIMCGLYVLSAVPLVVAGKIYSFVKAVMTVKVVVVFATLSFLALFYSSASTWIDIGTGFFKFGTVPVRSGGTENLFASLLSGAGLPDMDPQAFAALAAFAAIAGIGGLKNTMVSSYTRDQGWGMGGQVGAIPSIFGGRRLELSHVGKVFEVTEASLPRWRGWVRHVTREQLAVWMTGALVGVGLPAMLSVEFLPRGAAGDGWAMATLTAQGVERTVGGGLGRFYGTLLLVCAVLVLVPNTISDADSTVRRWVDLAWTASRRLQRWDPRRINLFYFWVLASYVGLGVLILLFIPRPKGLVEIYGCIANYALGYSCFHVLAVNLTLLPPALRPGWVSRAGLALSGLYFFALSGITLYFEIEKGNGALGYAFLGLMVAFLGVLAAYAAWLVRRGGERAAA from the coding sequence ATGCCCGCCGCCTTCAAGGCTCCCACTCCGGGGTCCCCCGCGATGCCTCCCTGGGAGGTCGGGGTGCTTCCCGAGCCCCCGCGCTGGAGCCGCAAGAGCTGGGCGACAATGCTGGGCCCGGGGCTTCTCTGCGCGGGCGCGGCCATCGGCGGCGGGGAGTGGCTCATGGGGCCCGTCAACACGGGCCGCTACGGGGGCTGCGTCCTCTGGGTCACCACCCTCAGCATCCTCGCGCAGACCGTCTACAACATCGAAATCAGCCGCTACACGCTCTACACGGGCGAGCCCATCATGAACGGGAAGTTCCGCACGTTCCTGGGGCCGCTCTTCTGGCTGGGCCTGTATCTCGTCCTGGACCTCGGATCGCTCATGCCCTACCAGATGGCGAGCGTGGCCACCCCGGTCTACACGCTGGCCACGGGAAGGCTTCCGAGTCCTGCGGACGACAAGGCGGTGCTTCTCGGGATCATGTGCGGCCTGTACGTCCTTTCGGCCGTTCCGCTCGTCGTGGCCGGGAAGATCTACAGCTTCGTGAAGGCGGTCATGACGGTGAAGGTCGTCGTCGTCTTCGCGACGCTTTCCTTCCTGGCGCTCTTCTATTCGTCGGCGTCCACGTGGATCGACATCGGAACGGGCTTTTTCAAGTTCGGGACGGTCCCCGTGCGGTCGGGGGGCACCGAGAATCTTTTCGCGTCGCTGCTTTCCGGAGCGGGGCTTCCGGACATGGATCCGCAGGCGTTCGCCGCGCTGGCGGCGTTCGCGGCCATCGCGGGGATCGGCGGGCTCAAGAACACGATGGTTTCGAGCTACACGCGGGACCAGGGCTGGGGCATGGGCGGCCAGGTGGGGGCGATCCCTTCGATCTTCGGCGGGCGGCGCCTGGAACTCTCCCACGTGGGAAAGGTGTTCGAGGTGACCGAGGCGTCGCTCCCCCGGTGGCGCGGATGGGTGCGCCACGTGACGCGCGAACAGCTGGCGGTCTGGATGACGGGGGCGCTGGTCGGCGTGGGGCTTCCGGCGATGCTTTCGGTGGAGTTTCTTCCGCGCGGCGCGGCGGGCGACGGATGGGCCATGGCGACGTTGACGGCGCAGGGCGTCGAGCGCACCGTCGGCGGCGGACTCGGCAGGTTCTACGGGACGCTCCTTCTCGTCTGCGCGGTACTCGTTCTCGTGCCGAATACGATTTCGGACGCCGACTCCACCGTGCGCCGGTGGGTGGACCTGGCCTGGACGGCGTCCAGGCGCCTCCAGCGGTGGGACCCGCGGAGGATCAATCTCTTCTACTTCTGGGTGCTGGCCTCGTACGTGGGGCTCGGGGTGCTCATTCTCCTTTTTATTCCGCGCCCCAAGGGGCTCGTGGAGATCTACGGCTGCATCGCCAACTACGCGCTCGGATACAGCTGCTTCCACGTGCTGGCGGTGAACCTGACGCTCCTGCCGCCGGCGCTGCGTCCCGGCTGGGTCTCTCGCGCGGGTCTGGCCCTGTCGGGGCTGTATTTCTTCGCCCTGTCGGGCATCACGCTGTACTTCGAGATCGAGAAGGGGAACGGCGCGCTCGGATACGCCTTCCTGGGACTCATGGTGGCGTTCCTCGGGGTGCTCGCGGCGTACGCGGCGTGGCTGGTGCGCCGCGGGGGAGAGCGGGCGGCCGCCTAA